Proteins encoded within one genomic window of Episyrphus balteatus chromosome 1, idEpiBalt1.1, whole genome shotgun sequence:
- the LOC129907479 gene encoding uncharacterized protein LOC129907479 — translation MTENCFICEEPLGDRESKTVKSRGILTLIDRSIARGRKDHEELLLSVSEIKLHIACYKNYSNPKILKNLQSRRSRDCVNAEDILNTFNFMENCFVCGKKITYESARPNSLVTKPCFQVTIMNALTNCKDELGKQIFDRIKDVPDLIAVGARYHRDCVKLLYSFNHPYEPATKAKKKTELIDKAMKCIDSYFNEHYNEGQFKLTELINCIDLDYVPSRGTIKERLLEIYGDDVLYFDHEHKETIVRFRGYEIESETEEDVIEKRPKKPLKSCKCIEKCKSRFCACRKANVMCSTACTNCEGESCTNSVNYSCSDSSDEDNIKFERFSRAIRNAENIKLEKSDSESNPDDTEEDYQPGPSVRRSKRRRKN, via the coding sequence atgactgaaaattgttttatatgtgAAGAGCCACTTGGCGACAGAGAATCCAAAACGGTTAAATCCAGAGGTATACTAACCTTAATCGACAGAAGTATAGCAAGGGGCCGTAAGGATCATGAAGAATTATTGCTTAGTGTGTCTGAAATAAAACTTCACATTGCATGttataaaaactattcaaatccaaaaatactaaaaaacttACAATCTCGTCGTAGCCGCGATTGTGTGAAtgctgaagatattttaaatactttcaattttatggaaaattgtttcgtatgtggtaaaaaaataacatatgaATCAGCAAGACCAAATTCCTTGGTAACGAAGCCATGTTTTCAAGTAACAATAATGAATGCATTGACTAACTGCAAAGACGAGTTGGgcaaacaaatatttgatcGCATTAAAGATGTTCCAGACTTGATTGCGGTTGGAGCGAGATATCATCGAGATTGTGTTAAACTTTTGTATAGTTTTAATCATCCATATGAACCGGCTactaaagccaaaaaaaaaactgaactaaTTGATAAAGCTATGAAATGCATTGATTCCTACTTCAATGAACATTACAATGAAGGCCAATTCAAACTAACCGAGTTGATTAATTGTATTGACTTGGATTATGTTCCTAGCCGGGGAACAATTAAAGAAAGATTGCTTGAGATTTATGGTGATGATGTTTTGTACTTTGATCACGAGCATAAGGAGACAATAGTACGTTTTCGAGGATATGAGATTGAATCTGAAACAGAAGAAGATGTAATAGAAAAGAGACCTAAAAAACCTCTTAAGTCTTGTAAATGCATAGAAAAATGTAAATCGCGTTTTTGTGCATGTCGGAAAGCTAATGTGATGTGCTCTACTGCATGTACGAATTGTGAGGGAGAATCCTGCACAAACTCGGTGAATTACAGTTGTAGTGATTCGTCTGACgaagataatattaaatttgaaCGTTTTTCGAGGGCAATAAGGAATGCTGAAAATATTAAACTAGAAAAGTCAGATAGTGAAAGTAATCCTGATGACACAGAAGAAGATTATCAACCTGGACCCTCTGTACGGCGATCTaaacgaagaagaaaaaattaa